The Diprion similis isolate iyDipSimi1 chromosome 11, iyDipSimi1.1, whole genome shotgun sequence genome includes a region encoding these proteins:
- the LOC124412205 gene encoding DENN domain-containing protein 5B isoform X6 — MNGSLDMIRAPEQHPSRFADYFVICGLDQDSGLEPDRFFGDSLQSTPLDRAYKGTVLGHYPDSVPWNHFDKHAVCMLCLPSGLRFRTQKHSIEPSFHSFVLTKEDGHRTYGFSLLFYEECRNKKICHAMQTLQSMHITELSSGQNGTPPIPRRGQDGHNTRSLPRHFKLSAHSPGAALGYYDYTKDKLLVTKSISLLCQQPYLHAARTFLTNLYKCVPRHPGPGLSLESYVYNLLYNVPIPLPGKSLKFFVPNDEPAKAPLELVIHQPTLPEELPMLDYPLKDIFSWLGVDCVIQLFTCLLLENQVLLRSADFQKLMVVSECITALLFPFSWQHVYVPILPASLHHFLDAPVPFVMGLHAQSEGGNLKIASEANLCYVDIDKQSIQLPEELPVFPHRLQFITEIRELLNKFKVPHPDKTDNMAINYLNGDIMTSSLTLPGSGFHHPRRKHSLHDVLDWDRPDPEPHSETVQRIVDIVKRTGVNLGDIDSVEKTTKEKVLTAQEEYHDTLIFNNALREIFLNRFVQIFSSYEHFVIQPSQDKEEWLCNRDSMHVFDKATFLSDQPAQHLPFLSRFLESQMFASLVDNKVLAAWSELDPNIRVFDQRISQLKQKVGEGIVRSPCYETCQAVTATQKLLEQRLNNVELEAVPPTEILPHRAAYFRSFPLLDGVALNKEPTQSLLRSRRGQKQWKYKMKMIEASGKLQTPQESQSPRPQTKFSTDMSPALIAQANWTFVEKLLKDCKSKTKRMLVEKMGSEAVALGHGGEFLSDVEENTLVASLCDLLERVWSHGLQNKQGKSALWSHLTTYQELDECNDATKSIDPNFLTPALAWCVLRKRLDYLSNLALETEVSPTRGRERHKSSGERKSVGPEHLRPLPDSLIFDIRNVQAMTDIKTHIGYARAWVRLALEKKLLSRHLKTLLSDTALVRSQYKRSAFLRCEEEKEQFLYHLLTLNAVDYFCFTNNYPTTKLPYRVVIFPSRKASAATTTANSWVAISGTLCETNPVSIPKGALEFVFHHRNLGVLSTLRIGHDNTGLSPKWMVEHIVVRNEVTGHTFKFPCGRWLGKGIDDGSTERLLVGALVPKSIDNEELVESCSTPPRCRSPSIPRRITLTHIELQHMLGEAVNAIVKFHYRREPQDGSLTALLCGESGLVPSLEQTFLFGFKSQRLFGKNLYVWDYFVRVKENFEISLLEEMDEYSQRLSRDRRALTENNQRFNILRSYCHLIDQINTCSQALGKDGKFQLFICLGAREHLLHRMLSPMSEARSTVDMYEEISFLRSPQLLTFLIQILEPLDEFHIVLEKSLTQGISSIC; from the exons GCGACTCGCTGCAATCTACACCCCTCGACAGAGCTTACAAAGGGACGGTTCTGGGTCACTACCCGGACTCTGTGCCTTGGAACCACTTTGACAAGCACGCCGTCTGCATG CTCTGTTTACCCAGTGGCCTGAGGTTCCGTACCCAAAAACACTCGATAGAACCTTCATTTCACTCGTTCGTACTCACCAAAGAAGATGGCCATCGAACCTATGGTTTCAGTCTTCTGTTCTACGAGGAGTGtcgcaacaaaaaaatatgccaTGCTATGCAGACCCTTCAATCTATGCACATCACCGAACTGAGCAGTGGACAGAATGGCACCCCACCTAT CCCCAGGCGAGGACAAGATGGTCATAACACTAGATCCCTACCAAGACATTTCAAATTATCCGCTCACTCACCAGGCGCAGCTCTCGGCTACTATGATTATACCAAAGATAAACTTCTGGTCACAAAGTCTATCTCACTGCTGTGCCAGCAGCCGTACCTCCACGCCGCTCGTACCTTTCTCACCAATCTTTACAA ATGCGTCCCAAGGCATCCAGGTCCTGGCCTTAGCTTAGAGTCTTATGTATACAATCTTCTTTATAATGTTCCGATACCTCTTCCTGGTAAATCTCTCAAGTTTTTTGTACCAAATGATGAGCCAGCTAAGGCACCGCTAGAGCTTGTCATACATCAGCCAACTTTGCCGGAAGAGTTGCCAATGCTTGACTATCCGCTTAAGGACATATTTTCGTGGCTTGGAGTCGACTGCGTAATACAGCTGTTCACTTGTCTGTTATTGGAGAATCAAGTACTATTGAGAAGTGCTGATTTTCAGAAACTCATGGTTGTCTCAGAGTGCATTACTGCCCTTCTGTTCCCATTCTCTTGGCAACATGTGTACGTACCAATATTGCCGGCTAGTTTACATCACTTTCTAGACGCTCCTGTACCTTTCGTTATGGGGTTACATGCTCAAAGTGAAGGAGGCAATTTGAAGATTGCCAGTGAA GCAAACCTGTGTTATGTAGATATAGACAAACAGAGTATCCAATTACCCGAAGAGCTACCGGTGTTTCCGCACAGATTACAATTCATTACTGAAATTAGAGAGTtactaaataaattcaaagtgCCACATCCTGATAA gaCTGACAATATGGCCATCAATTATTTGAACGGAGATATCATGACTAGCAGCTTGACTCTTCCCGGATCAGGATTTCACCATCCTAGAAGAAAACATTCTTTGCACGATGTTTTGGATTGGGACAGGCCAGACCCTGAACCACACTCCGAAACGGTGCAAAGAATAGTTGACATTGTCAAGAGGACAG GAGTAAACTTGGGTGATATTGACTCCGTGGAGAAAACGACAAAAGAGAAGGTACTCACTGCACAGGAAGAGTACCACGATACTCTCATCTTCAATAACGCTCTGagagaaatatttctgaatCGTTTCGTGCAGATATTCTCAAGCTATGAACATTTCGTCATTCAACCTAGCCAG GACAAAGAAGAATGGTTGTGCAACAGAGACAGTATGCATGTCTTTGACAAGGCTACTTTTTTGTCTGATCAGCCTGCACAGCATTTGCCCTTTCTTTCGCGGTTTTTGGAATCTCAAATGTTTGCGTCGCTTGTTGATAATAAAGTTTTAGCTGCTTGGAGTGAGTTGGATCCTAACATCAGAGTCTTTGATCAAAGAATATCCCAACTAAA GCAAAAAGTTGGTGAAGGAATAGTGAGATCGCCTTGCTACGAGACCTGCCAAGCTGTAACTGCAACGCAGAAGCTCCTTGAACAACGTCTGAACAATGTCGAGCTGGAGGCTGTTCCACCGACTGAAATTCTTCCTCACAGAGCAGCTTACTTTCGAAGTTTTCCACTCCTCGACGGTGTCGCCTTGAATAAAGAACCAACGCAGAG TCTACTTCG CAGCCGGAGGGGCCAAAAACAATGgaagtataaaatgaaaatgattgaagcCAGCGGAAAGCTACAAACTCCGCAAGAATCTCAGTCCCCCCGACCACAAACTAAGTTTTCCACTGACATGAGCCCAGCACTGATTGCACAAGCCAATTGGActtttgtggaaaaattgctcaag GACTGTAAGTCCAAAACGAAACGAATGCTGGTAGAGAAAATGGGTTCTGAAGCAGTGGCACTTGGTCACGGGGGTGAATTTCTTTCGGATGTTGAAGAAAATACTCTGGTTGCCAGCCTGTGCGACCTTTTGGAACGAGTGTGGAGTCACGGGCTGCAAAACAAGCAGGGAAAAAGTGCTCTCTGGTCACATCTGACCACTTATCAAGAGCTAGATGAGTGTAACGATGCGACAAAAAGTATAGACCCCAATTTTTTAACTCCAG CTCTCGCTTGGTGCGTCCTGAGGAAGCGCCTTGATT ATTTATCCAATTTGGCACTAGAAACGGAAGTTTCTCCAACacgaggaagagagagacaCAAATCGTCTGGTGAACGAAAATCCGTTGGTCCAGAGCATTTAAGACCTTTACCAGACTCTTTGATCTTCGATATAAGAAATGTACAAGCAATGACGGACATTAAAACTCACATCGGTTATGCTAGAGCGTGGGTCCGTCTTGCACTGGAAAAGAAATTGCTGTCGAGGCATTTGAAGACTTTGCTGTCAGATACGGCATTGGTCAG GAGTCAGTACAAACGTTCTGCATTTTTACGatgtgaagaagaaaaggagcaGTTTCTGTATCATCTGTTGACACTGAATGCTGTCGATTACTTCTGctttacaaataattatccGACAACAAAATTGCCATACCGAGTGGTAATATTTCCGAGTAGAAAAGCAAGCGCCGCTACAACGACAGCTAATAGCTGGGTTGCTATATCCGGTACCTTGTGCGAGACGAATCCTGTTTCCATTCCCAAGGGGGCATTAGAATTCGTCTTTCAT CACAGAAACTTGGGGGTACTATCGACGTTAAGGATAGGCCATGATAACACAGGTCTTTCCCCAAAGTGGATGGTTGAACACATAGTCGTTCGTAATGAGGTAACTGGACACACATTCAAGTTTCCTTGCGGTCGATGGCTGGGTAAAGGAATAGATGATGGATCGACTGAAAGATTACTGGTCGGAGCTTTGGTGCCCAAGAGTATCGACAATGAAGAACTTGTCGAATCTTGTTCTACTCCACCTAGATGCCGTTCACCTAGCATTCCGAGAAGAATAACGCTGACACATATCGAACTGCAGCATATGCTTG GAGAGGCAGTTAATGCTATCGTCAAATTTCACTACAGAAGAGAACCTCAAGATGGTTCATTAACTGCACTGCTGTGCGGGGAGAGCGGCCTTGTTCCTTCTCTTGAGCAGACGTTTCTATTTGGATTTAAGAGCCAAAGATTATTTGGGAAAAACCTTTATGTTTGGGATTActtcg TGCGGGTGAaggaaaactttgaaatttctctACTGGAGGAAATGGATGAATATTCACAGAGGCTTAGCAGAGACAGAAGGGCTCTGACAGAGAATAACCAACGGTTTAACATTTTACGAAGCTACTGTCACCTTATCGATCAAATAAACACGTGTAGTCAAGCTTTGGGCAAAGACGGAAAGTTTCAGTTATTCATCTGTCTGGGAGCTAG AGAACACCTATTGCATCGCATGTTAAGTCCGATGAGCGAAGCAAGGTCAACAGTAGACATGTATGAAGAGATATCTTTCCTGCGGAGTCCTCAGCTGCTCACTTTCCTCATTCAGATACTGGAACCATTAGACGAGTTTCACATTGTTCTTGAGAAAAGCCTGACTCAGGGGATTTCGAGTATCTGCTAG
- the LOC124412205 gene encoding DENN domain-containing protein 5B isoform X5, giving the protein MNGSLDMIRAPEQHPSRFADYFVICGLDQDSGLEPDRFFGDSLQSTPLDRAYKGTVLGHYPDSVPWNHFDKHAVCMLCLPSGLRFRTQKHSIEPSFHSFVLTKEDGHRTYGFSLLFYEECRNKKICHAMQTLQSMHITELSSGQNGTPPIPRRGQDGHNTRSLPRHFKLSAHSPGAALGYYDYTKDKLLVTKSISLLCQQPYLHAARTFLTNLYKCVPRHPGPGLSLESYVYNLLYNVPIPLPGKSLKFFVPNDEPAKAPLELVIHQPTLPEELPMLDYPLKDIFSWLGVDCVIQLFTCLLLENQVLLRSADFQKLMVVSECITALLFPFSWQHVYVPILPASLHHFLDAPVPFVMGLHAQSEGGNLKIASEANLCYVDIDKQSIQLPEELPVFPHRLQFITEIRELLNKFKVPHPDKTDNMAINYLNGDIMTSSLTLPGSGFHHPRRKHSLHDVLDWDRPDPEPHSETVQRIVDIVKRTGVNLGDIDSVEKTTKEKVLTAQEEYHDTLIFNNALREIFLNRFVQIFSSYEHFVIQPSQDKEEWLCNRDSMHVFDKATFLSDQPAQHLPFLSRFLESQMFASLVDNKVLAAWSELDPNIRVFDQRISQLKQKVGEGIVRSPCYETCQAVTATQKLLEQRLNNVELEAVPPTEILPHRAAYFRSFPLLDGVALNKEPTQSLLRSRRGQKQWKYKMKMIEASGKLQTPQESQSPRPQTKFSTDMSPALIAQANWTFVEKLLKDCKSKTKRMLVEKMGSEAVALGHGGEFLSDVEENTLVASLCDLLERVWSHGLQNKQGKSALWSHLTTYQELDECNDATKSIDPNFLTPEIVEKSSNKFFGFPDLLISSIKSSNIFEIASYLKENFNETEVSPTRGRERHKSSGERKSVGPEHLRPLPDSLIFDIRNVQAMTDIKTHIGYARAWVRLALEKKLLSRHLKTLLSDTALVRSQYKRSAFLRCEEEKEQFLYHLLTLNAVDYFCFTNNYPTTKLPYRVVIFPSRKASAATTTANSWVAISGTLCETNPVSIPKGALEFVFHHRNLGVLSTLRIGHDNTGLSPKWMVEHIVVRNEVTGHTFKFPCGRWLGKGIDDGSTERLLVGALVPKSIDNEELVESCSTPPRCRSPSIPRRITLTHIELQHMLGEAVNAIVKFHYRREPQDGSLTALLCGESGLVPSLEQTFLFGFKSQRLFGKNLYVWDYFVRVKENFEISLLEEMDEYSQRLSRDRRALTENNQRFNILRSYCHLIDQINTCSQALGKDGKFQLFICLGAREHLLHRMLSPMSEARSTVDMYEEISFLRSPQLLTFLIQILEPLDEFHIVLEKSLTQGISSIC; this is encoded by the exons GCGACTCGCTGCAATCTACACCCCTCGACAGAGCTTACAAAGGGACGGTTCTGGGTCACTACCCGGACTCTGTGCCTTGGAACCACTTTGACAAGCACGCCGTCTGCATG CTCTGTTTACCCAGTGGCCTGAGGTTCCGTACCCAAAAACACTCGATAGAACCTTCATTTCACTCGTTCGTACTCACCAAAGAAGATGGCCATCGAACCTATGGTTTCAGTCTTCTGTTCTACGAGGAGTGtcgcaacaaaaaaatatgccaTGCTATGCAGACCCTTCAATCTATGCACATCACCGAACTGAGCAGTGGACAGAATGGCACCCCACCTAT CCCCAGGCGAGGACAAGATGGTCATAACACTAGATCCCTACCAAGACATTTCAAATTATCCGCTCACTCACCAGGCGCAGCTCTCGGCTACTATGATTATACCAAAGATAAACTTCTGGTCACAAAGTCTATCTCACTGCTGTGCCAGCAGCCGTACCTCCACGCCGCTCGTACCTTTCTCACCAATCTTTACAA ATGCGTCCCAAGGCATCCAGGTCCTGGCCTTAGCTTAGAGTCTTATGTATACAATCTTCTTTATAATGTTCCGATACCTCTTCCTGGTAAATCTCTCAAGTTTTTTGTACCAAATGATGAGCCAGCTAAGGCACCGCTAGAGCTTGTCATACATCAGCCAACTTTGCCGGAAGAGTTGCCAATGCTTGACTATCCGCTTAAGGACATATTTTCGTGGCTTGGAGTCGACTGCGTAATACAGCTGTTCACTTGTCTGTTATTGGAGAATCAAGTACTATTGAGAAGTGCTGATTTTCAGAAACTCATGGTTGTCTCAGAGTGCATTACTGCCCTTCTGTTCCCATTCTCTTGGCAACATGTGTACGTACCAATATTGCCGGCTAGTTTACATCACTTTCTAGACGCTCCTGTACCTTTCGTTATGGGGTTACATGCTCAAAGTGAAGGAGGCAATTTGAAGATTGCCAGTGAA GCAAACCTGTGTTATGTAGATATAGACAAACAGAGTATCCAATTACCCGAAGAGCTACCGGTGTTTCCGCACAGATTACAATTCATTACTGAAATTAGAGAGTtactaaataaattcaaagtgCCACATCCTGATAA gaCTGACAATATGGCCATCAATTATTTGAACGGAGATATCATGACTAGCAGCTTGACTCTTCCCGGATCAGGATTTCACCATCCTAGAAGAAAACATTCTTTGCACGATGTTTTGGATTGGGACAGGCCAGACCCTGAACCACACTCCGAAACGGTGCAAAGAATAGTTGACATTGTCAAGAGGACAG GAGTAAACTTGGGTGATATTGACTCCGTGGAGAAAACGACAAAAGAGAAGGTACTCACTGCACAGGAAGAGTACCACGATACTCTCATCTTCAATAACGCTCTGagagaaatatttctgaatCGTTTCGTGCAGATATTCTCAAGCTATGAACATTTCGTCATTCAACCTAGCCAG GACAAAGAAGAATGGTTGTGCAACAGAGACAGTATGCATGTCTTTGACAAGGCTACTTTTTTGTCTGATCAGCCTGCACAGCATTTGCCCTTTCTTTCGCGGTTTTTGGAATCTCAAATGTTTGCGTCGCTTGTTGATAATAAAGTTTTAGCTGCTTGGAGTGAGTTGGATCCTAACATCAGAGTCTTTGATCAAAGAATATCCCAACTAAA GCAAAAAGTTGGTGAAGGAATAGTGAGATCGCCTTGCTACGAGACCTGCCAAGCTGTAACTGCAACGCAGAAGCTCCTTGAACAACGTCTGAACAATGTCGAGCTGGAGGCTGTTCCACCGACTGAAATTCTTCCTCACAGAGCAGCTTACTTTCGAAGTTTTCCACTCCTCGACGGTGTCGCCTTGAATAAAGAACCAACGCAGAG TCTACTTCG CAGCCGGAGGGGCCAAAAACAATGgaagtataaaatgaaaatgattgaagcCAGCGGAAAGCTACAAACTCCGCAAGAATCTCAGTCCCCCCGACCACAAACTAAGTTTTCCACTGACATGAGCCCAGCACTGATTGCACAAGCCAATTGGActtttgtggaaaaattgctcaag GACTGTAAGTCCAAAACGAAACGAATGCTGGTAGAGAAAATGGGTTCTGAAGCAGTGGCACTTGGTCACGGGGGTGAATTTCTTTCGGATGTTGAAGAAAATACTCTGGTTGCCAGCCTGTGCGACCTTTTGGAACGAGTGTGGAGTCACGGGCTGCAAAACAAGCAGGGAAAAAGTGCTCTCTGGTCACATCTGACCACTTATCAAGAGCTAGATGAGTGTAACGATGCGACAAAAAGTATAGACCCCAATTTTTTAACTCCAG AAATAGTTGAGAAATCGTCGAataagttttttgggttcccGGATCTCTTGATTTCATCGATTAAGAGCAGTAACATATTTGAAATTGCTTCATATCTGAAGGAGAACTTTAATG AAACGGAAGTTTCTCCAACacgaggaagagagagacaCAAATCGTCTGGTGAACGAAAATCCGTTGGTCCAGAGCATTTAAGACCTTTACCAGACTCTTTGATCTTCGATATAAGAAATGTACAAGCAATGACGGACATTAAAACTCACATCGGTTATGCTAGAGCGTGGGTCCGTCTTGCACTGGAAAAGAAATTGCTGTCGAGGCATTTGAAGACTTTGCTGTCAGATACGGCATTGGTCAG GAGTCAGTACAAACGTTCTGCATTTTTACGatgtgaagaagaaaaggagcaGTTTCTGTATCATCTGTTGACACTGAATGCTGTCGATTACTTCTGctttacaaataattatccGACAACAAAATTGCCATACCGAGTGGTAATATTTCCGAGTAGAAAAGCAAGCGCCGCTACAACGACAGCTAATAGCTGGGTTGCTATATCCGGTACCTTGTGCGAGACGAATCCTGTTTCCATTCCCAAGGGGGCATTAGAATTCGTCTTTCAT CACAGAAACTTGGGGGTACTATCGACGTTAAGGATAGGCCATGATAACACAGGTCTTTCCCCAAAGTGGATGGTTGAACACATAGTCGTTCGTAATGAGGTAACTGGACACACATTCAAGTTTCCTTGCGGTCGATGGCTGGGTAAAGGAATAGATGATGGATCGACTGAAAGATTACTGGTCGGAGCTTTGGTGCCCAAGAGTATCGACAATGAAGAACTTGTCGAATCTTGTTCTACTCCACCTAGATGCCGTTCACCTAGCATTCCGAGAAGAATAACGCTGACACATATCGAACTGCAGCATATGCTTG GAGAGGCAGTTAATGCTATCGTCAAATTTCACTACAGAAGAGAACCTCAAGATGGTTCATTAACTGCACTGCTGTGCGGGGAGAGCGGCCTTGTTCCTTCTCTTGAGCAGACGTTTCTATTTGGATTTAAGAGCCAAAGATTATTTGGGAAAAACCTTTATGTTTGGGATTActtcg TGCGGGTGAaggaaaactttgaaatttctctACTGGAGGAAATGGATGAATATTCACAGAGGCTTAGCAGAGACAGAAGGGCTCTGACAGAGAATAACCAACGGTTTAACATTTTACGAAGCTACTGTCACCTTATCGATCAAATAAACACGTGTAGTCAAGCTTTGGGCAAAGACGGAAAGTTTCAGTTATTCATCTGTCTGGGAGCTAG AGAACACCTATTGCATCGCATGTTAAGTCCGATGAGCGAAGCAAGGTCAACAGTAGACATGTATGAAGAGATATCTTTCCTGCGGAGTCCTCAGCTGCTCACTTTCCTCATTCAGATACTGGAACCATTAGACGAGTTTCACATTGTTCTTGAGAAAAGCCTGACTCAGGGGATTTCGAGTATCTGCTAG